In Myxococcus stipitatus, the following are encoded in one genomic region:
- the speA gene encoding biosynthetic arginine decarboxylase encodes MPANAPPHRWTLADAHELYGIRNWGSPYFGINDKGHVCVHPDGPQAPSMDLKDLVDEVRRRGIGLPLLLRFTDVLRHRVVHLNEAFRKAMADQGFKGGYRGVYPIKVNQHRYVVETIIEAGKGYNYGLEAGSKPELMAVMALLENEDALVICNGYKDEEYIETALFYSRLGRNVILVVEKPSELPLIAEVARRTGITPRLGMRVKLSTRGAGKWEASGGDRSKFGLSSSELMGCIGFMKDTGLLPAFELLHFHLGSQISNIRNVKNALREVGCFYVEVARQGAPLKYLDVGGGLGVDYDGSQTNFASSMNYTTEEYANDVVFGVMEACDRAGVPHPTLVSESGRAVVAHHAVLVVDVLGTSEFDPVSVPDKVDDKAPSVVRNLLATYREVTNKNLLEAWHDAQDAKEESLTLFSLGHLSLEQRVAAENIYWATCHKIMRIAREAGEMPEELESLEKSLSDTYFCNFSVFQSLPDSWAIDQLFPMMPIHRLAEKPTRRATLADITCDSDGKIEHFIDKREVKDALELHALNDDDYYVGIFLVGAYQEILGDLHNLFGDTHTVQVSLAPNGGYLIDHVVAGDTVTEVLNYVSYNKDDLVARLRKFTEMALRQGRISLDESRTLLRMYEDGLSGYTYLERGVDATFTGSASQLKLLPLPDATRPPVVPSSGT; translated from the coding sequence ATGCCCGCTAACGCCCCTCCGCACCGCTGGACCCTCGCTGACGCGCATGAGCTCTATGGAATCCGGAACTGGGGCTCGCCCTATTTCGGAATCAATGACAAGGGCCACGTCTGCGTCCACCCGGACGGGCCCCAGGCCCCCAGCATGGACTTGAAGGACCTGGTGGACGAAGTCCGCCGCCGGGGTATTGGCCTGCCGCTGCTCCTGCGCTTCACGGACGTGTTGCGCCACCGCGTGGTGCACCTCAACGAAGCGTTCCGCAAGGCGATGGCCGACCAGGGCTTCAAGGGCGGCTACCGCGGCGTCTACCCCATCAAGGTGAACCAGCACCGCTACGTGGTGGAGACCATCATCGAGGCGGGCAAGGGCTACAACTACGGCCTGGAGGCCGGCAGCAAGCCCGAGCTGATGGCGGTGATGGCGCTCCTGGAGAACGAGGACGCGCTCGTCATCTGCAACGGCTACAAGGACGAGGAGTACATCGAGACGGCCCTCTTCTATTCGCGCCTGGGCCGCAACGTCATCCTCGTGGTGGAGAAGCCCAGCGAGCTGCCCCTCATCGCCGAGGTGGCGCGCCGCACCGGCATCACCCCACGCCTGGGCATGCGCGTGAAGCTGTCCACCCGCGGCGCCGGCAAGTGGGAGGCCAGCGGCGGAGACCGCTCCAAGTTCGGCCTGTCCTCGTCGGAGCTGATGGGCTGCATCGGCTTCATGAAGGACACGGGCCTGTTGCCCGCGTTCGAGCTGTTGCACTTCCACCTGGGCAGCCAGATCTCCAACATCCGCAACGTGAAGAACGCGCTGCGCGAGGTGGGCTGCTTCTACGTGGAGGTGGCGCGCCAGGGTGCGCCGCTGAAGTACCTGGACGTGGGCGGCGGCCTGGGCGTGGACTACGACGGCTCGCAGACGAACTTCGCCTCGTCGATGAACTACACGACGGAGGAGTACGCCAACGACGTGGTGTTCGGCGTCATGGAGGCGTGTGACCGGGCGGGCGTGCCCCACCCCACGCTGGTCTCCGAGTCCGGCCGCGCCGTCGTCGCGCACCACGCGGTGCTGGTCGTGGACGTGCTGGGCACGAGCGAGTTCGACCCGGTGAGCGTGCCGGACAAGGTGGACGACAAGGCGCCCTCCGTGGTGCGCAACCTGCTGGCCACCTACCGCGAGGTGACGAACAAGAACCTCCTGGAGGCGTGGCACGACGCGCAGGACGCCAAGGAGGAGAGCCTCACGCTCTTCTCGCTGGGACACCTGTCGCTCGAGCAGCGCGTCGCGGCCGAGAACATCTACTGGGCCACCTGCCACAAGATCATGCGCATCGCGCGTGAGGCCGGGGAGATGCCCGAGGAGCTGGAGTCGCTGGAGAAGTCGCTGAGCGACACCTACTTCTGCAACTTCTCGGTGTTCCAGTCGCTGCCGGACTCGTGGGCCATCGACCAGCTGTTCCCGATGATGCCCATCCACCGGCTGGCGGAGAAGCCCACGCGGCGCGCGACGCTGGCGGACATCACCTGCGACTCGGACGGGAAGATCGAGCACTTCATCGACAAGCGCGAGGTGAAGGACGCGCTGGAGCTGCACGCGCTCAACGATGATGACTACTACGTGGGCATCTTCCTGGTGGGTGCGTACCAGGAGATTCTCGGCGACCTGCACAACCTCTTCGGAGACACGCACACCGTGCAGGTGTCGCTGGCGCCCAACGGCGGCTACCTCATCGACCACGTGGTGGCCGGTGACACGGTGACGGAGGTGCTCAACTACGTCAGCTACAACAAGGACGACCTCGTCGCCCGGCTGCGCAAGTTCACCGAGATGGCGCTGCGCCAGGGCCGCATCTCCCTGGACGAGTCGCGCACCCTCCTGCGCATGTACGAGGACGGCCTGTCCGGTTACACGTACCTGGAGCGCGGCGTGGATGCGACCTTCACCGGAAGCGCCAGCCAGCTGAAGCTGCTGCCCCTGCCGGACGCGACGCGCCCGCCCGTGGTTCCCTCGTCGGGCACGTAA
- a CDS encoding CvpA family protein — protein MVIDLIILGMVLFFGLIGAFTGASRQVANWVGLALGFFASRKLGPLVAPHMAEALDGPLILGLIAGTGLLFVGVWLSVRIVLGSLLQRFLATGKDNEDRGLDRFLGFVLGAGKTAAFAWLALSALAFFEQHVIVAGRRLGVSPKDSLAAQAAHRFNLFEMTQFAPMDDMVQVAQAAGDPERAAQLKNDPAYKALRKDPRFQRLLQDEKVKQAVARGDTAALLRNDLVLQLIQDPDVAARLGAAARASKRHDDVTR, from the coding sequence ATGGTCATCGACCTCATCATCCTGGGCATGGTGCTGTTCTTCGGCCTCATCGGCGCCTTCACCGGGGCCTCGCGCCAGGTGGCCAACTGGGTGGGCCTCGCGCTGGGCTTCTTCGCCTCACGCAAACTGGGCCCGCTCGTCGCGCCGCACATGGCGGAGGCTCTCGACGGGCCCCTGATCCTGGGCCTCATCGCGGGCACGGGGCTGCTCTTCGTCGGCGTGTGGCTGTCGGTCCGCATCGTGCTGGGCTCGCTCCTGCAGCGCTTCCTCGCCACCGGGAAGGACAACGAGGACCGGGGCCTGGACCGCTTCCTGGGCTTCGTGCTCGGCGCGGGGAAGACGGCCGCCTTCGCGTGGCTCGCCCTCAGCGCGCTCGCCTTCTTCGAGCAACACGTCATCGTCGCCGGGCGCCGGCTGGGCGTCTCTCCCAAGGACTCGCTGGCCGCCCAGGCCGCGCACCGCTTCAACCTCTTCGAGATGACCCAGTTCGCCCCCATGGACGACATGGTCCAGGTGGCCCAGGCGGCGGGGGACCCGGAGCGCGCGGCGCAGCTCAAGAACGACCCCGCCTACAAGGCCCTGCGCAAGGACCCTCGCTTCCAGCGGCTGCTCCAGGACGAGAAGGTGAAGCAGGCGGTCGCCCGGGGCGACACCGCCGCGCTCCTGCGCAACGACCTGGTCCTCCAACTCATCCAGGACCCGGACGTGGCCGCGCGCCTGGGAGCGGCAGCCCGCGCCTCCAAGCGTCACGACGACGTCACACGTTGA
- a CDS encoding DnaJ domain-containing protein, with the protein MVPAIAPAVPSIHPQAAAPRPAVPGVPAAPATPPRPPPTLAVGQVAPPPPPASQPQHRPGARPTMSLPALAPASLPPRPPTAGTAPSVAPAASTPRVSSVSPVVPPIAPAIPSVAPLTPPPPPASALSTPPPPPGSTDKGPGLDANQLADLQSRCAKLDQLDYFEVLLLERTAAPADIKKAFYRESRTYHPDRFFHITDKLLKEQVHELYKRVTEAYYVLRDDTKRKKYLADVSGPERAQKLRFTEASEAETKAAAKKEQEEQIGTHPKGRQFYQQAQKDIEANNWSAAERNLKMALTYEPANARYKENLVEAQKRLQEEAKAKGDSFKIR; encoded by the coding sequence ATGGTGCCTGCCATCGCGCCCGCGGTGCCCTCGATTCATCCGCAGGCCGCGGCGCCTCGCCCGGCAGTCCCTGGCGTTCCCGCCGCGCCCGCGACGCCACCGCGCCCCCCACCGACGCTCGCCGTCGGGCAGGTCGCGCCGCCGCCTCCTCCAGCCTCGCAGCCCCAGCATCGCCCGGGCGCCCGGCCCACCATGTCGCTGCCGGCGCTCGCGCCCGCTTCGCTGCCCCCTCGGCCTCCCACGGCGGGGACGGCGCCCTCGGTGGCGCCCGCGGCCTCCACGCCGCGAGTCTCCTCCGTCAGTCCCGTGGTCCCCCCCATCGCGCCAGCCATTCCCTCGGTCGCGCCGCTGACGCCGCCTCCGCCCCCCGCGAGCGCGCTGTCGACTCCGCCCCCGCCGCCGGGCTCGACGGACAAGGGTCCGGGACTCGACGCGAATCAGCTCGCGGACCTCCAGTCGCGCTGCGCGAAGCTGGACCAACTGGACTACTTCGAGGTGCTCCTGCTGGAGCGCACAGCCGCGCCCGCGGACATCAAGAAGGCGTTCTACCGGGAGAGCCGCACCTACCACCCGGACCGCTTCTTCCACATCACGGACAAGCTGCTCAAGGAACAGGTCCACGAACTCTACAAGCGCGTCACCGAGGCCTACTACGTCCTGCGCGACGACACGAAGCGCAAGAAGTACCTGGCCGACGTGTCCGGCCCCGAGCGCGCACAGAAGCTGCGCTTCACCGAGGCCTCCGAGGCGGAGACCAAGGCCGCCGCGAAGAAGGAGCAAGAGGAGCAGATCGGCACCCACCCCAAGGGCCGCCAGTTCTACCAGCAGGCCCAGAAGGACATCGAGGCCAACAACTGGTCCGCCGCCGAGCGGAACCTCAAGATGGCCCTCACCTACGAGCCCGCCAACGCGCGCTACAAGGAGAACCTCGTCGAGGCCCAGAAGCGTCTCCAGGAAGAGGCCAAGGCCAAGGGCGATTCGTTCAAGATTCGCTGA
- a CDS encoding deoxyhypusine synthase family protein gives MAKNSSNPKKSLRAAYSGARKADPRPITGKEKPAELLAHAFSAYVGRQERTAFELMCQSMEQDASIFLTLSGAMTPAGLHQSCLIPLIEKGVISAITTTGANLYHDAHRIIGHAIREVNPNAGDLQYRLARIIRIYDLGFWEEALLDTDRLFSAIIRQPQFQKKMTTPEFHFLLGKAIHGIEKQLGVKQPSLLSTCYKHAVPIWVGAVQDGSIFLNIVKLKRLLGPEFKFELDINDDVYSMAAMQHFCRNNGSKRLAIWILGGGVPKNYTLQGEPLLDQILNVPTAGFDIDLQFCVDPVDNGALSSCPAGEGHTWGKVSVEAVETGSVYVHCDVTAVFPWLTHALLNDPKNKRKPMRLMDRLPEAVQFLDADVQKRRKSLMKTLDWSVKDAEPSTPKDAAKHDTFVR, from the coding sequence ATGGCCAAGAACTCCTCGAACCCGAAGAAGTCCCTGCGCGCCGCGTACTCCGGCGCGCGCAAGGCGGATCCGCGTCCCATCACCGGCAAGGAGAAGCCGGCGGAGCTGCTGGCCCACGCCTTCAGCGCCTACGTGGGACGCCAGGAGCGCACGGCGTTCGAGCTCATGTGCCAGTCGATGGAGCAGGACGCGTCCATCTTCCTCACGCTGTCGGGCGCCATGACGCCGGCGGGCCTGCACCAGAGCTGTCTCATCCCGCTCATCGAGAAGGGCGTCATCTCCGCCATCACGACCACGGGCGCCAACCTCTACCACGACGCCCACCGCATCATCGGCCACGCCATCCGCGAGGTGAACCCCAACGCGGGCGACCTCCAGTACCGCCTGGCGCGCATCATCCGCATCTACGACCTGGGCTTCTGGGAGGAGGCGCTGCTCGACACCGACCGCCTCTTCTCCGCCATCATCCGCCAGCCCCAGTTCCAGAAGAAGATGACCACGCCCGAGTTCCACTTCCTGCTCGGCAAGGCCATCCACGGCATCGAGAAGCAGCTCGGCGTGAAGCAGCCGTCGCTCCTGTCCACTTGCTACAAGCACGCGGTGCCCATCTGGGTGGGCGCGGTGCAGGACGGCTCCATCTTCCTCAACATCGTCAAGCTCAAGCGCCTGCTCGGCCCCGAGTTCAAGTTCGAGCTCGACATCAACGACGACGTCTACTCCATGGCCGCGATGCAGCACTTCTGCCGCAACAACGGCAGCAAGCGGCTGGCCATCTGGATTCTCGGCGGCGGCGTCCCCAAGAACTACACCCTCCAGGGGGAGCCCCTCCTGGACCAGATTCTCAATGTCCCCACCGCGGGTTTCGACATCGACCTGCAGTTCTGCGTGGACCCGGTGGACAACGGCGCGCTCTCCAGCTGCCCCGCGGGCGAGGGCCACACCTGGGGCAAGGTCTCCGTGGAGGCCGTGGAGACGGGCTCGGTCTACGTGCACTGCGACGTGACGGCCGTGTTCCCCTGGCTCACGCACGCGCTGCTCAACGACCCCAAGAACAAGCGCAAGCCCATGCGGCTGATGGACCGGCTGCCCGAGGCCGTCCAGTTCCTCGACGCGGACGTGCAGAAGCGCCGCAAGTCGCTGATGAAGACGCTGGACTGGAGCGTGAAGGACGCCGAGCCTTCCACCCCCAAGGACGCCGCGAAGCACGACACCTTCGTCCGCTGA
- the dnaK gene encoding molecular chaperone DnaK gives MSDDIAIGIDLGTSYSCVSVVQDGQPLVIPNEWGETTHASCVSFLEDGSVLVGNAAKKNIITSPEMTVYSAKRLIGRYYFSDEVKKAQAVMPYRIVEGDNNSVRIGVRERTYSLPEISALVLKEMKAVAETYLGREVTKAVVTVPAYFNDNQRQATKDAGRIAGLEVLRILNEPTAAALAYGFGRDVNQRVVVYDLGGGTFDVSILEIGKDVFEVLATAGDTYLGGDDFDDRIMTYLADDFLNKTRLDLRQNKFCLQMLKEAAEKAKIDVGQTGHAEILCAGICQDAQGNVMDLRNTLNQDQFNRMVMDLVQRTFKVCDEALQSARLTAADIDAVILVGGPTRLPIIRNSVKHYFQKAPLEGINPDQVVAMGAALQSHALLDSKTETFLVDVTPLTLRIGTVGGYTEKIIDKNTPVPIDRSKAFTTSRDGQEKVKIRVYQGESNRADECEMLGEFEFAGFRIGYRGEVKIEVTFEINTDGLVNVSACDTETGQKTSTTITLSSGMSEADIQKSIQANRSTRLAGHHNTDLPAVAQ, from the coding sequence ATGTCGGACGACATCGCAATCGGCATCGACCTTGGCACGTCGTACTCGTGCGTGTCGGTGGTCCAGGACGGCCAGCCCCTGGTCATCCCCAATGAGTGGGGCGAGACGACGCATGCGTCCTGCGTGTCCTTCCTCGAGGACGGCTCGGTGCTGGTGGGCAACGCGGCCAAGAAGAACATCATCACCAGCCCCGAGATGACGGTGTACTCCGCCAAGCGTCTCATCGGGCGCTACTACTTCTCCGACGAGGTGAAGAAGGCGCAGGCGGTGATGCCGTATCGGATTGTCGAGGGCGACAACAACTCGGTGCGCATCGGGGTTCGGGAGCGGACGTATTCGTTGCCGGAGATCTCCGCGCTGGTGCTCAAGGAGATGAAGGCGGTCGCCGAGACGTACCTGGGCCGCGAGGTGACCAAGGCCGTGGTCACCGTGCCCGCGTACTTCAATGACAATCAGCGGCAGGCCACGAAGGACGCGGGCCGTATCGCGGGGCTGGAGGTGCTTCGCATCCTCAACGAGCCGACGGCCGCGGCGCTGGCGTACGGTTTCGGACGGGACGTCAATCAGCGGGTCGTCGTGTATGACCTGGGCGGCGGCACGTTCGACGTGTCCATCCTGGAGATTGGCAAGGACGTCTTCGAGGTGCTCGCGACCGCGGGCGACACGTACCTGGGCGGCGACGACTTCGACGACCGCATCATGACGTACCTGGCGGACGACTTCCTGAACAAGACGCGGCTGGATTTGCGGCAGAACAAGTTCTGTCTCCAGATGCTGAAGGAGGCCGCGGAGAAGGCGAAGATCGACGTGGGGCAGACGGGCCACGCGGAGATTCTCTGCGCGGGCATCTGCCAGGACGCGCAGGGCAACGTGATGGACCTGCGCAACACGCTCAATCAGGACCAGTTCAACCGGATGGTGATGGACCTGGTGCAGCGCACGTTCAAGGTCTGCGACGAGGCGCTTCAGAGCGCGCGGCTGACGGCGGCGGACATCGACGCGGTCATCCTGGTGGGAGGCCCCACGCGGCTGCCCATCATCCGCAACTCGGTGAAGCACTACTTCCAGAAGGCGCCGCTGGAGGGCATCAATCCGGACCAGGTCGTGGCCATGGGCGCGGCGCTCCAGTCACATGCGCTCCTGGACAGCAAGACGGAGACGTTCCTGGTGGACGTCACGCCGCTGACGCTGCGCATCGGCACGGTGGGTGGGTACACCGAGAAGATCATCGACAAGAACACGCCGGTGCCCATCGACCGCTCGAAGGCGTTCACCACCAGCCGCGATGGCCAGGAGAAGGTGAAGATTCGCGTGTATCAGGGCGAGTCCAACCGGGCCGATGAGTGCGAGATGCTCGGCGAGTTCGAGTTCGCTGGGTTTCGCATCGGGTATCGCGGCGAGGTGAAGATTGAAGTCACCTTTGAAATCAACACCGATGGTCTGGTGAACGTCTCCGCGTGTGACACGGAGACGGGACAGAAGACGTCCACGACCATCACGTTGTCATCGGGCATGTCCGAGGCCGACATCCAGAAGTCCATCCAGGCGAACCGGAGCACCCGTCTCGCCGGGCACCACAACACCGACCTGCCCGCCGTGGCCCAGTAG
- a CDS encoding Rrf2 family transcriptional regulator, producing MPQHPLQISRKIEYGLRAMTFLASQPLERMVPFREIARRMDVPEDFLAKILKVLVSRKLVRSTRGAHGGYALARPARELTFLDVIEAVEGPVIVNVCQDTQHDGCKATGSCTMYGVWKLGQQRMLDVYRSTTLDRLAMTELRGALAPEASSSALAPRA from the coding sequence ATGCCGCAGCACCCACTCCAAATCTCCCGGAAGATTGAGTACGGGTTGCGGGCCATGACGTTCCTCGCCTCGCAGCCGCTCGAGCGCATGGTCCCCTTCCGGGAGATCGCCCGGCGCATGGACGTACCGGAGGACTTCCTCGCGAAGATTCTCAAGGTGCTCGTCTCCCGAAAGCTGGTCCGCTCCACCCGGGGCGCCCACGGTGGCTACGCCCTGGCTCGTCCCGCCCGCGAGCTGACCTTCCTGGATGTCATCGAGGCCGTCGAGGGTCCCGTCATCGTCAACGTCTGCCAGGACACGCAGCACGATGGCTGCAAGGCCACCGGGAGCTGCACCATGTACGGCGTGTGGAAGCTCGGCCAGCAGCGGATGCTGGACGTGTACCGCTCCACCACGCTGGACAGGCTGGCCATGACGGAGCTGCGAGGCGCACTCGCACCCGAGGCCAGCTCGTCAGCCCTCGCGCCGCGTGCCTAG
- a CDS encoding OsmC family protein: MSQQQPPATGVVMTLVSHPQFKTQLSHGPSGSSFATEAPRDNGGTGGSFSPTDLVAAALMSCAVTTMHLFASREGISLGEIRARVEKRMTPPPRRIGELVLDIQMPAGLSAEHRARLEPVGRECPVARSLHPDVKLPMTFSYPD, from the coding sequence ATGAGCCAGCAACAGCCCCCCGCCACGGGCGTGGTGATGACCTTGGTCAGCCACCCCCAGTTCAAGACGCAGCTCTCCCACGGGCCCTCCGGCTCGAGCTTCGCGACGGAGGCCCCTCGTGACAACGGCGGCACCGGCGGCAGCTTCTCGCCCACGGACCTGGTGGCCGCGGCGCTGATGTCCTGCGCCGTGACGACCATGCACCTGTTCGCCTCGCGCGAGGGCATCTCCCTGGGTGAGATTCGCGCCCGCGTCGAGAAGCGCATGACGCCGCCCCCGCGCCGCATCGGCGAGCTCGTGCTCGACATCCAGATGCCCGCGGGCCTCTCCGCCGAGCACCGCGCCCGCCTGGAACCGGTGGGCCGCGAGTGTCCGGTGGCGCGCAGCCTTCACCCGGACGTGAAGCTGCCCATGACGTTCAGCTACCCGGACTGA
- the clpX gene encoding ATP-dependent Clp protease ATP-binding subunit ClpX, translating into MEPSARREEAPLTPREIYERLDRYVIGQDAAKRAVAIAAHNHLKRVQARRVRRQSLIKKSNILLIGPTGSGKTHIARNLADILHVPFTTVDATEYTEAGYYGKDVEVMISDLLLKANHSVEDTQRGIIFVDEVDKIARRSQGARNGAGSRDIGGEGVQQALLKLLEGREVYVPLNVTQAWNKSDFVQVDTRDILFICAGTFSDLHDAGDESGRPLGFGAEDAARRTRRRISTRQLVEFGMLAEFLGRLPVVVQLELLGETELLRVLTEPPDSIVREFHELLAMDDLELDFDDAALREVVRYSVSRGLGARGLRSILEHVMADVMFEAPEHRRRQLRVDPDYVRTRLKGLDAVQLNV; encoded by the coding sequence ATGGAGCCGTCCGCACGCAGGGAAGAAGCGCCGCTGACCCCTCGGGAGATCTACGAGCGGCTGGACCGCTACGTCATCGGCCAGGACGCCGCGAAGCGCGCCGTGGCCATCGCCGCCCACAATCACCTCAAGCGGGTCCAGGCCCGCCGGGTGCGGCGGCAGTCGCTCATCAAGAAATCCAACATCCTGCTCATCGGCCCCACCGGGAGCGGCAAGACCCACATCGCCCGCAACCTGGCGGACATCCTCCATGTGCCGTTCACCACGGTGGACGCCACCGAGTACACGGAGGCCGGCTACTACGGGAAGGACGTGGAGGTGATGATCTCCGACCTCCTGCTCAAGGCGAACCACTCCGTCGAGGACACGCAGCGGGGCATCATCTTCGTGGACGAGGTGGACAAGATTGCCCGCCGCTCGCAGGGGGCCCGCAACGGTGCGGGCAGCCGGGACATCGGCGGAGAGGGCGTCCAGCAGGCCCTCCTCAAGCTCCTGGAGGGGCGCGAGGTGTACGTCCCGCTCAACGTCACGCAGGCGTGGAACAAGAGCGACTTCGTGCAGGTGGACACGCGCGACATCCTCTTCATCTGCGCGGGGACCTTCAGCGACTTGCACGACGCGGGCGACGAGTCCGGTCGGCCGCTGGGCTTCGGCGCGGAGGACGCGGCGCGGAGGACGCGGCGGCGCATCAGCACGCGGCAGTTGGTGGAGTTCGGCATGCTCGCGGAGTTCCTCGGGCGGCTGCCGGTGGTGGTGCAGTTGGAGCTGTTGGGCGAGACGGAGCTGTTGCGCGTCCTCACGGAGCCGCCGGACTCCATCGTCCGGGAGTTTCATGAGCTCTTGGCCATGGATGACCTGGAACTGGACTTCGATGACGCGGCCCTCCGCGAGGTGGTGCGCTACTCGGTGTCTCGCGGGCTGGGGGCTCGCGGGCTGCGCTCCATCCTGGAGCACGTCATGGCGGATGTCATGTTCGAGGCCCCCGAGCACCGGCGGCGGCAGCTGCGCGTGGACCCGGACTACGTGCGCACGCGGCTGAAGGGGCTGGATGCCGTGCAGCTCAACGTGTGA
- a CDS encoding class II glutamine amidotransferase has translation MSVVLAALTSDPNLLKCELHRLAGQVLVQTEPRANAMGVGAYAQDEVLLRRFSSAEADPSLESLAPPNESEALLFHASRLPVGFSLEENTQPFRARRWLFAHQGSVSGFDALRAPLMASLPEHLQRLVRGGTDSEVLFAVFLRHLRDVGRTDDPRLEARVAGGLLADTAREVIKRSMEAGIPRASTLNLVATNGFILVACRFGEEPLYYSRLEGGTECEPCGVTASTPETQPAVGAHRRRRTVVVASHLKRPGSWVELPRGTTLAVGTDLQVQLVNGA, from the coding sequence ATGTCCGTTGTCCTTGCCGCCCTCACGTCGGACCCGAATCTGCTGAAGTGCGAGCTGCACCGGCTCGCGGGGCAGGTGCTCGTGCAGACAGAGCCTCGGGCCAACGCGATGGGAGTGGGGGCGTATGCCCAGGATGAGGTCCTCCTGAGGCGTTTCTCCAGTGCGGAAGCGGACCCTTCGCTCGAGTCGCTGGCTCCACCCAATGAGTCCGAAGCCCTGTTGTTTCACGCGAGCCGGCTCCCGGTGGGCTTCTCGCTCGAGGAGAACACCCAGCCCTTCCGGGCGCGCCGTTGGTTGTTCGCCCACCAAGGCAGCGTGAGTGGCTTCGACGCGCTGCGAGCACCCTTGATGGCGTCGCTGCCAGAACACCTGCAGCGCCTGGTGCGGGGCGGCACCGACAGCGAGGTCTTGTTCGCCGTCTTCCTGCGCCACCTGCGGGACGTGGGCCGCACGGATGATCCTCGCCTGGAGGCGCGTGTCGCGGGCGGTCTGCTGGCGGACACCGCTCGCGAGGTCATCAAGCGCTCCATGGAGGCGGGCATCCCGCGCGCGTCCACGCTGAACCTGGTGGCCACCAATGGCTTCATCCTGGTGGCGTGCCGCTTCGGCGAGGAGCCGCTGTATTACTCGCGCCTGGAAGGGGGCACGGAGTGTGAGCCGTGCGGCGTGACGGCGAGCACCCCCGAGACGCAGCCCGCGGTGGGCGCCCACCGCCGCCGCCGCACCGTGGTTGTCGCCAGTCACTTGAAGCGTCCGGGAAGCTGGGTGGAGCTGCCCCGAGGCACCACGCTCGCCGTGGGCACGGACCTCCAGGTGCAACTCGTCAACGGCGCCTGA
- a CDS encoding ATP-binding protein, translating into MPESRLTVVVRHPVDAVVAASLARRFSRDSGMPAASSAEVALVVSELATNLVRHTRLGGTVELWREDGWLCIRALDRGPGMPEPERLFAGREGRPGPLPGESLGEGGAAVRRLTDEVRVSNREGGGLEVFARKRMTREARRTW; encoded by the coding sequence GTGCCCGAGTCTCGGTTGACCGTGGTGGTTCGCCATCCGGTGGATGCGGTGGTGGCCGCGTCGTTGGCTCGGCGTTTCAGCAGGGATTCGGGGATGCCGGCGGCGTCCAGCGCGGAGGTGGCCTTGGTGGTGAGTGAGCTGGCCACCAACCTGGTTCGCCACACGCGGCTGGGTGGAACGGTGGAGCTGTGGCGCGAGGACGGCTGGCTTTGCATCCGCGCGCTGGACCGGGGCCCTGGCATGCCGGAGCCCGAGCGGCTCTTCGCGGGCCGGGAGGGACGCCCCGGGCCGTTGCCGGGTGAGAGTCTGGGAGAAGGTGGTGCCGCGGTGCGACGGCTGACCGACGAGGTCCGCGTGTCCAACCGCGAGGGTGGAGGTCTGGAAGTGTTTGCTCGCAAGCGCATGACACGGGAGGCGAGAAGAACGTGGTGA